TCAAGAATAAATGAGGTGCTGCAAAATCTGATAAAACAAGCGAACGATAGCCATTTCCAATAAAATTTTTATCCTGTCCAAACTGTACATCCACTACTTTTGCTACATTAAAAGTAATATAACCTGTTGCTCTCAAAAAATCTACACCATTTTCTTTAAATGGTTTTGCAAAGGCTTCATTCGGAACTACAAAATTTTCTAAAGAACGATCAGGACTAAGTGAATCAATTAAGTTCTGTACATAACGGGGAAAAATAGCCTGTGTTTCGGTTACAGAAGCATAAAAACCAATACGACGAGCCACCACACCATGTACTTCTGCACCTCTAGTGTTTAAAGTAAGCATTTCATCTCTTGTATTATCCTTTCCAACTCCTAAATGTAAAATTGGATTGGCACGAATGACAAAATCAAACTGCCCTTTTTCCAATTTCATATCATAATTATCATTCAGAAAAGAAAGAAAATCAGGTTTTCTTTTATAGAAATATTTCAAAATTCCTTTCTGTTTTACACTATCTTTTTTAGTAAACTCATAATTATCAGTCAATAAATAATTGATATTGAATTTATCAGATAAGGATAAAATTTTTGTACTATCATTTGCCAAGGAGTCAGCAAAAAGTGCAATGTTATAGCGAGAAATTGGAAGTGTTGAGCTATGAAAAGGCTGAAAAAATTTACCTCGTTTTATTTCATAGCGTTTCAAAAGGTGATAATAATCTGTTTGATAAGGAACAAAACTAGAAGTGTTTGTTTGTGCAAAACTAGATTGAGCAGTAAAAACTAAACAACTCAATGTTATAATAAGAAAAAAGGGATAATAAATCTTCATTAGGTAATTACTTTTTTATAAGATTCTATTTACAATGTTTTTTAATTAATTCTTCTACTTCATTTTGGTCAGATTCATTTCCAAATTCTTTGTAACCTAAACTTTTAGCTTTTTGTAGAGATTCACAAGCTTTTTCTAAGTTATTAGTAGCAAAATAGTAATAAAATAAATTTTTGTAGGTATAAGGATTATTTTCTTTTAAATATAAAGAAGACATAATCATTTTTTTTCCTTCCTCATGTTTTTTGAGTCTAATCAAAGCAAGACCTGCATTATTGTATGCATAAGCTGATTTAGGATTTATTTCAAGGGCTTTTCGTGCTGCTTTGAGGGCTTTTTTATTTTTTGATATTTGTAAATATTCATAAGAGAGGGTTGTCTGAACTTCAAAGAGCATATTGTTGTATTTTAGGCTTTTCTTCAATTCTGAAATGGCTTTTTTGCTATTTCCTTGATTTGAATATATACGAGCATAGAGAAAATGAACTTTACTCAAAAAACGATTAGGTTTGTATTTTTTTAATAAATTATATGATACATCTAAATAAGTAAGTGCTTTTTGATAGTCACTTTCATTAAAACTCTTGAGAGCAAGTTCACGATATAAAACTCCATCAATTATTTGTTTCAAATCTTCTTTTGGTACTTCTGCTATTGCTTTATAATCTATATCTTTTGATGAACTATTTGTTTTTTCATCAATACTTTGAGGTTGAGCAAAGCAAGTTGAAAGAGAAAAACTAAATAATAAAATGAATATAAATTTCATAAGAAGACTTTTTTGAGAGAAATAATTGAAATAATATAGTTTGATTATTAGAGTGTTAGCAAAAGAATATTACTTTTTATATATCAAAAATCCAGAAATAGGCAGCAAGTCATTTTCGTATCGTTCGAAACGAACAGTTTTAGATATTTTTTTTAATTGATTTTCAAAGATAGATTTTTCTGCCGAATCTTTATCCAAATTTGAAAAAAATTGAGGAACAGAATTTTTGATTTGCAGAGGATAAAGGGAAATAGTATTTATTTTTTTACTTTGAATTTCAAAACCAACTAAAATACACCTATCTCTAAATTCTCCTTCTTGGTCAAAAACAAAATTGCCTAAGCTATAAAAAACAGGTTTTTGGTTTACAAACTCTATGCTTTGTGTCACGTGTGGGTGATGCCCAATGATAGCATCTGCACCTGCTAGAGTGAGCAAATGAGCTTCTTTCCGTTGCTCTGCTTTTAGCGAAAATTTATATTCTGTTCCCCAATGCAGCGAAATAATAATAATTGTTTGAAGTTCTTTTGCTCGTAATTCTTTTATTTTTTGTACTAATTCTTGTGTTGATAACTGGCAAATAGAAGGCTTATCTTCCATTCGAAACCAATTTTCTAAAGGAACTCTGACAATTGAAAAAATTGCAACTTTTTGATTATTTCTTTCTATAAAAACAGGCTCACAACTTTCAGAATGTGTTTCTCCATATCCAATTCCTATAATTCCAGCTTTTTTGAGAGAATTAAACGTGTTTGAAAGTCCTTTTCTATGATGGTCGTTGGTGTGATTGTTTGCTAAAAACAAATGTGTAAAACCTGCTTTTTTGAGAGAATCTGCATAAGTAGTAGGCGCACGAAAACTAAAACGCTTAGGAATAGGCGAAATTTCATCTGTCAGTGGACATTCCAAATTTGCCGAAATAAAATCATATTCAGAAAAAACAGATTGCACACTATCGAAGAGCGAAACAATTCCTTTTTTTTCTATTTCTATTTGCACTCCTCTATCCAATAAAATATCTCCACCAAAAAGTAACCTTATTGGTTTATTTTTATCAGAATTCTGACAAGAAAAACAGAGAAATAGACCTAAAAATAAAATTACAAAGTATTTATGTAAAAAGTATTTGAAAAAGATATTTAGCTTTGCTGCTTTATCAGGTTTCATTTCTCTATTTTCTCTGTGAACTCTGTGTTTCAAAAATCATTTTTTCTTTTTATAAAGAATCGCAAAGATTTCGAACATAAAACCAGCAAAAGTGACAATAGGTCCTAGTGTAAGTCCTAAAAATCCGAAGCCATGTTTTGCATCTTCCATTGCCATAATGGTAAAGCCTAGTGTAATAATAACTACTCCAGCAATCATCATAATATAATTGATTTTTTCGAAAGCAAAAGCAGGGTTTTGTATATTTTCTACCTTATGAATAGGTTTTTTGTTAGGGTCAGGTTTTTGATATTCCATAATATAAATTTAGAATTAAGATTTTAGAAATTAGAATTGAAATTCAGAATAAAGTAGTGATAAGAAATTTTATTTACTTCTAAAATCTAACTTCTAAATTCTGACTTTCTTTTTGCAGCTTCCAATGTATTAAATAAAAGAGCTGTTACTGTCATAGGACCTACTCCACCTGGCACAGGCGTAATAAATGAACATTTTTCAGCTACTTCATCAAATTTTACATCTCCCTTGAGTGAAAAACCTGATTTTTTGCTTGCATCTGGAACTCGTGTTGTTCCTACATCAATGACAATTGCTCCTTTTTTTACCATATCTTCTGTTACAAATTCAGGTTTTCCAATGGCTGCAATGATAATATCTGCTTGTAGTGAAATTTCTTTTAAATTCTTGGTTCTGCTATGTGTAAGTGTAACGGTACAGTTTCCTACTTTTTCATTTCTTGCTAATAAAATGCTCATAGGCGAACCTACAATATTACTTCTTCCAATTACAACAGCATGTTTTCCTGAAGTTTCAATATTATATTGTTCCAAAAGTTTTACAATTCCGAAAGGTGTTGCAGGTAAATAACACGGTAAACCCAAAACCATTTTACCAATATTAGAAGGATGAAAACCATCAACATCTTTTTCTGGCAAAATTGCTAACGTTATTTTATCAGCATCAATATGATTGGGTAGAGGAAGTTGAACAATAAATCCATCAATATCTTCATTTTGATTAAACTCTTCTACAATTTTTAATAACTCTTCTTCTGTAATAGTAGCAGGAAGATGTTTGAGAGTAGAAGCAAAACCAATTTGTTCACACGATTTGACTTTACTATTTACATAAGTCTGACTTGCTCCATCTTCGCCTACCAAAATAGCTGCAAGATGTGGAGTTTTGAATCCTTTTTCTTTGCGCTGTGCTACTTCAATAGCTAATTCTTTTTTGAGTAATTCGGCAGTATTTTTTCCGTCTATTAATTGCATGTAGTTTTGTAGGAATTTCTTCTTAGATAAGAATGAGTATAAAATACATTTTGATGCTTACAAAGGTAATTAATTCAAACTCAATTAAGAAGTTATGATTTTGAATTTAATTTTTAAGAGAGTTTTTTAACATGAATAAAATTTACAATGTATTTTTTTTATTACTTTCTTTACGCTCTAATTGAATCTCCTCTAAAGCAGTTATAGCTTCTAGAGTAAGTCCCTGATTAATTCTTCTTTCTATTTCTTTATCAGATAGCTTTTCAAATTTACGTTTAAAGTTTATCTTTTGCTTCGACTGCTGTTCTATTTTTGATGACTCGATTTCTCTAACTATATTTTCCCAATTTTTTTTTATATCTTTTCTAAAAGCATAAAAGTAAATACATAAAGCTATACATGGAATAATTTGAAAAGAAATTGAATTTAGAGTAAAGACCAAATGATAAATACTAAAACTGACAACATTAAAAACACCCAAAATTATCATTAAAAAAGTATAAATAGCATATATTTTGTTTGGAACAACACGTATAAAAAATAAACTAATTCCAACTATAGCTATTCCGAAACCTATATATTCTTTATAATCAAGTGTATAATCTGATATTAGATTTATTAAAACGGATAGAATAATACATATTCCTAAAAAGGCAGTAGGCAAAAATTTAAAAATATCTAACTTTTCTTCTTTATTACTCATATGCTTTTTTTTATTGTATAGATATAAACAAAAATCTTCTTTATAATTATGGGTTGTTATTGGGAGCTTTTTCTAAAATAAGAGTGAGTATAAAATACATTTTGATGCTTACAAAGGTAATTAATTCAAACTCAATTAAGAAGTTATGATTTTAGATTTAATCTTTTTTGATAAGTAAATAATTGGGCATAATTAGCGAGTGATTTTTATGATTACTATGATGATTACTATGATAATTACAGGATAATACATTAATACTTTTTTTTAAAATTTAAAACAACAGAAAGTATTTTTATTGTATTTATTTTGCATTTTATCATACAAATCACTTGCTAATCAGTTCTAGTAATTTTTAATTTTCTTTGACTAATTACATAAAACCTAACTAAAAATTTTAGAACTAATCCTCAAATTTCTCATACTATTTTTGTCCAAATATTCTGATTATTTCTTAATTGATTGAGTGTCTTGGCTTCATAACGCCAATGTTTGTTTGTCGTTATTTCAAAATCATCACAGACATACTTTGCAACTGACTTAGAAAAGTCTTGATATAAAAAAGAACTTTCTAATCTAATTACAAATCCCTCTACTTGCCTGTTTTTCTGATTTCTATATTCTTCAAACTTTTCTAAAATGGCTTTTGTTGCGTGCCAAGATAAAGAATAATTTGATTCCTGATTTTGATTTTCTTGATTTTCTATCCAAATAGAATATCCTAAAAAAACACTTTCCAAATCTTGATAAGAAACAGTATGTTTGTAAAACATATTTTCACCACAAATTCGCCAATTATGAAACTGATTTAATTGAGGGATAATAAAATTTTGAAATCGTTCTAACCAACGATGAGATTCATCTTTCACACTATCTATCGAACGAGCATGCAAATGATTGGTGTAGATAGTTGTGTTTTCTCCATCCATTTTTTCTAGTACAACAATGTACTTTCCTTCAAAATCAGAGTCATCAATCAAAACTTTGTCGTCTGAACCACGTTTTGGAGAATAAGGCAAATGAAATGTACGAGGATATTTATAATAGCTTATTTGTTTTATTTGAGATTCCATTTTATATTTTTGTTTGCTTAGGTATAATTTGAGAAAACAAATTTTGTTTTATGCCTTTGATTTGCTAGTTTTCCTATATTTTTGACTAAAACAATACGTTTTTTTGAATCGTTCCTCTTTACACTTATAAATCATACAAATTTTTAGGAATTTGAAATATACTTTGTTCATCTATTCTTCTTAATACATTAAATCTTGGGAATTCGTCGTACTCTGAAAGACATTTTTAAAGCTATTTATAAATCTATTCCACTTATACGTACTTGGAATTGGTCTCGTCTTTTTCTGTGTATTATTATTTCCTGTTTTATATGGAGTTTTCAAGCTCTCAATAAAGATAATTATCATTCTACAATAAATTTTCCTTTAGTAATTAATTACGAGCGTCAAGATGTAGTTGCTTTAGAAGAGCCTCCCAAATTTATCTCTGTTCAAGTAAGTGGAAGTGGTTGGCGATTGCTTCAAAAAACACTTGGTTTTGGAATAACTCCTCTTCAAATAGAAATAGAAGACCCAACACAAGTAAAATATTTTACTGCCAAATCTTTAATGCCTGATATTGTACAACAACTTAGTGATGTACGAGTGGATTTTATTGCAGAAGATTCGATTCATCTCAACTATGATAGTACAAT
This is a stretch of genomic DNA from Bernardetia sp. MNP-M8. It encodes these proteins:
- a CDS encoding tetratricopeptide repeat protein; translation: MKFIFILLFSFSLSTCFAQPQSIDEKTNSSSKDIDYKAIAEVPKEDLKQIIDGVLYRELALKSFNESDYQKALTYLDVSYNLLKKYKPNRFLSKVHFLYARIYSNQGNSKKAISELKKSLKYNNMLFEVQTTLSYEYLQISKNKKALKAARKALEINPKSAYAYNNAGLALIRLKKHEEGKKMIMSSLYLKENNPYTYKNLFYYYFATNNLEKACESLQKAKSLGYKEFGNESDQNEVEELIKKHCK
- a CDS encoding CapA family protein; its protein translation is MKHRVHRENREMKPDKAAKLNIFFKYFLHKYFVILFLGLFLCFSCQNSDKNKPIRLLFGGDILLDRGVQIEIEKKGIVSLFDSVQSVFSEYDFISANLECPLTDEISPIPKRFSFRAPTTYADSLKKAGFTHLFLANNHTNDHHRKGLSNTFNSLKKAGIIGIGYGETHSESCEPVFIERNNQKVAIFSIVRVPLENWFRMEDKPSICQLSTQELVQKIKELRAKELQTIIIISLHWGTEYKFSLKAEQRKEAHLLTLAGADAIIGHHPHVTQSIEFVNQKPVFYSLGNFVFDQEGEFRDRCILVGFEIQSKKINTISLYPLQIKNSVPQFFSNLDKDSAEKSIFENQLKKISKTVRFERYENDLLPISGFLIYKK
- a CDS encoding DUF3098 domain-containing protein translates to MEYQKPDPNKKPIHKVENIQNPAFAFEKINYIMMIAGVVIITLGFTIMAMEDAKHGFGFLGLTLGPIVTFAGFMFEIFAILYKKKK
- a CDS encoding tetrahydrofolate dehydrogenase/cyclohydrolase catalytic domain-containing protein — encoded protein: MQLIDGKNTAELLKKELAIEVAQRKEKGFKTPHLAAILVGEDGASQTYVNSKVKSCEQIGFASTLKHLPATITEEELLKIVEEFNQNEDIDGFIVQLPLPNHIDADKITLAILPEKDVDGFHPSNIGKMVLGLPCYLPATPFGIVKLLEQYNIETSGKHAVVIGRSNIVGSPMSILLARNEKVGNCTVTLTHSRTKNLKEISLQADIIIAAIGKPEFVTEDMVKKGAIVIDVGTTRVPDASKKSGFSLKGDVKFDEVAEKCSFITPVPGGVGPMTVTALLFNTLEAAKRKSEFRS
- a CDS encoding RNA ligase family protein, translated to MESQIKQISYYKYPRTFHLPYSPKRGSDDKVLIDDSDFEGKYIVVLEKMDGENTTIYTNHLHARSIDSVKDESHRWLERFQNFIIPQLNQFHNWRICGENMFYKHTVSYQDLESVFLGYSIWIENQENQNQESNYSLSWHATKAILEKFEEYRNQKNRQVEGFVIRLESSFLYQDFSKSVAKYVCDDFEITTNKHWRYEAKTLNQLRNNQNIWTKIV